The Candidatus Tanganyikabacteria bacterium genome window below encodes:
- a CDS encoding aldo/keto reductase yields MTPLPTARLGRCGVVVSVLGIGTGTFGFGYQSRQSRQAPAQLGALLRHAYDRGLTWWDTSDDYGTHAHVRAGLLGLDRGRVQLASKTHAATADAARRSLDLALDELGVDYLDLYFLHDVDEPGELERRAGAFEALCAARDAGRIRALGLSTHNIDTLEACVAMSGLDVVMTNFNKFEDHMDAGLRHYVAALEAHAAAGRGVLVMKAVGEGRLARVADESIRWNLTRPYVHGVLVGMIDAAEVDRNAATAAATYSSSESSGITTKWTSTRSR; encoded by the coding sequence TTGACCCCTCTTCCCACCGCCCGGCTGGGGCGGTGCGGCGTGGTCGTATCGGTCCTGGGCATCGGGACCGGGACGTTCGGCTTCGGCTACCAGAGCCGGCAATCGCGCCAGGCGCCGGCCCAACTGGGCGCGCTGCTGCGCCACGCCTACGATCGCGGCCTGACGTGGTGGGATACTTCCGACGACTACGGCACGCACGCACACGTCCGCGCGGGTCTGCTTGGCCTGGATCGCGGCCGGGTCCAGCTTGCGAGCAAGACCCATGCGGCGACCGCCGACGCCGCGCGGCGCAGCCTGGATCTCGCCCTGGACGAGCTAGGCGTCGACTACCTCGACCTCTATTTCCTCCATGACGTCGACGAACCCGGGGAACTCGAGCGGCGGGCCGGGGCGTTCGAGGCGCTATGCGCGGCGCGGGATGCCGGCCGGATCCGCGCCCTGGGCCTCAGCACCCACAACATCGACACGCTGGAGGCGTGCGTCGCGATGAGCGGCCTGGACGTGGTCATGACCAACTTCAACAAGTTCGAGGACCACATGGATGCCGGACTGCGGCACTACGTGGCCGCCCTCGAGGCTCATGCCGCCGCCGGCCGGGGAGTGCTGGTGATGAAGGCGGTCGGCGAAGGGCGCCTGGCCCGCGTCGCCGACGAGTCGATCCGCTGGAACCTCACGCGCCCGTATGTCCACGGCGTCCTGGTCGGCATGATCGACGCCGCCGAGGTCGACCGCAACGCCGCCACGGCGGCGGCCACCTACTCCTCGTCGGAATCCTCGGGTATCACCACGAAGTGGACCTCGACGCGATCGAGGTAG